From one Anopheles cruzii chromosome 3, idAnoCruzAS_RS32_06, whole genome shotgun sequence genomic stretch:
- the LOC128272959 gene encoding mitochondrial fission process protein 1, translating to MSITEKDLYRDTPVRYLGYTNEIGEAFRPVIKKVFVHASYAFAISYVLADTADKSKKQYDKPELLGGGLRGAVVASGDTLLWQMFASVIIPGFTINRICWLSKKVLKTNKIKGPVAKWGPTMLGLLAIPFIIHPIDSAVDYAMDNTYRKYVK from the exons ATGTCAATTACCGAGAAGGACCTGTATCGGGACACTCCGGTGCGCTATTTAG GGTATACAAACGAAATCGGCGAAGCGTTTCGGCCAGTGATAAAGAAAGTATTCGTACACGCCAGCTATGCCTTCGCCATCAGCTACGTGCTAGCCGATACGGCCGACAAATCGAAGAAGCAGTACGAC AAACCGGAACTCCTGGGAGGTGGCTTGCGTGGTGCTGTCGTAGCTTCCGGAGATACGCTGCTGTGGCAAATGTTTGCCTCCGTTATCATCCCCGGCTTTACGATCAATCG TATTTGTTGGCTATCGAAAAAGGTGctaaaaacgaacaaaataaagGGCCCCGTCGCAAAATGGGGACCCACGATGCTCGGCCTGTTGGCCATTCCGTTCATCATTCATCCGATCGACAGTGCCGTCGATTACGCGATGGATAACACCTACCGGAAGTACGTTAAGTAG
- the LOC128270445 gene encoding pickpocket protein 28, with the protein MAPAFPAHKARLISMAFEKDFHPKTTVKKDRVSFTENIREYCLNTTIHGLKYVGTVSLTLWERIYFFLTFIVVTTCAIYFISNVYLKWQSSPIIIGLNPIATNIKDIPFPAVTICNMNQVRREAADRIEAHTLEQTVLQAICSIDGDINVTQYEGKWSAVKQLLLSATQPCSRLLKACRYAKQAEKCTEIFQSVLTDEGLCCTFNTLDATFMFRGTDALNIFPPEAGPDEGRFHPILWTPEGGFAERPTNRTYPRVIPGPGVAMGLAMVLDANVSDYYCSSTSSTGFKIIFHSPSETPKITDYAQYIPVGSESRIIITPKINDAASQIRKVSQEVRQCVFANEANLSYYSVYSRNNCELECEAKLILENCGCVLYFLPKLYEDTKICSRANARCYEQIRNSIAFTANTSLTCSCLPGCFEISYVPDLTTAELHVGQFGIRETMLGDVKDEKYAKENLALVYVFVKDTYFRSFTKGELVGFTDFLSNVGGLLGLFLGFSIISLVEVIYFVTLRPYCARRQQRSFGVKPEVQFVGRSSDMGYDFSGTQRGITNSGTVTELTAKLKNIAHSRLRQAGDWIHSTFRLRKNQHGLEPPNRATTIYPFYD; encoded by the exons ATGGCACCGGCATTTCCGGCGCATAAAGCTCGCCTGATTTCGATGGCTTTCGAAAAGG ACTTCCACCCTAAAACTACCGTTAAAAAAGATCGCGTTTCGTTTACGGAAAACATTCGCGAATATTGTCTAAACACCACCATTCACGGTCTGAAATATGTGGGCACGGTTTCGCTCACGCTGTGGGAACG AATCTATTTCTTTCTGACGTTCATCGTCGTAACAACGTGCGCCATTTACTTTATTTCGAACGTGTACTTAAAATGGCAATCGTCGCCTATCATAATAGGGCTCAATCCGATAGCAACCAATATCAAGGAcattccgtttccggccgTTACGATCTGCAACATGAATCAGGTTCGCCGTGAGGCTGCAGACCGCATCGAGGCACACACTCTGGAACAAACCGTGTTGCAGGCAATTTGCTCCATCGACGGTGACATCAACGTGACCCAGTACGAAGGAAAGTGGTCAGCGGtgaagcagctgctgctgagc GCCACTCAACCTTGCTCCCGTCTGCTAAAAGCCTGTCGGTACGCAAAGCAGGCCGAAAAGTGCACGGAGATCTTCCAATCCGTGCTAACCGACGAAGGACTGTGCTGCACGTTCAACACGCTCGATGCAACGTTCATGTTTCGTGGCACAGATGCACTCAACATATTCCCACCCGAAGCCGGCCCAGATGAGGGACGATTTCACCCAATACTTTGGACGCCCGAAGGTGGATTTGCCGAACGCCCGACAAACAGAACGTACCCTCGGGTCATCCCGGGACCAGGCGTGGCCATGGGACTAGCTATGGTGCTGGACGCGAACGTCAGCGACTATTACTGCTCGTCGACATCGTCCACCGGGTTTAAAATCATCTTTCACAGCCCAAGCGAAACGCCGAAAATAACCGACTACGCGCAGTACATTCCCGTTGGGTCAGAGTCCCGAATCATTATTACGCCGAAGATTAACGATGCGGCGAGCCAGATCCGAAAGGTGTCCCAAGAGGTACGGCAGTGCGTTTTCGCCAACGAGGCCAATTTGTCGTACTACAGCGTGTACTCGCGCAACAATTGTGAGCTTGAGTGTGAGGCCAAGCTGATCCTGGAGAACTGCGGCTGCGTGCTGTACTTTCTGCCGAAGCTGTACGAGGACACGAAGATCTGCAGCCGCGCCAATGCCCGGTGCTACGAACAGATCCGCAATTCGATCGCATTCACCGCCAATACCAGTCTCACCTGTTCCTGTTTGCCCGGTTGTTTCGAGATCAGTTACGTACCGGATCTGACGACGGCCGAGTTGCACGTAGGGCAGTTTGGCATCCGCGAAACGATGCTCGGCGACGTGAAGGATGAGAAATATGCCAA GGAAAACCTTGCCCTTGTGTACGTGTTCGTGAAAGATACCTACTTCCGGAGCTTTACCAAGGGCGAATTGGTTGGATTCACGGATTTTTTGT CCAATGTTGGTGGCCTGCTGGGACTGTTTCTGGGCTTTTCCATCATCTCCCTGGTCGAGGTTATCTACTTTGTGACTCTTCGACCGTACTGTGCCAGACGGCAGCAACGAAGC TTTGGAGTCAAACCGGAGGTGCAGTTTGTTGGCCGATCGAGTGACATGGGCTACGATTTTAGCGGCACCCAGCGAGGAATCACCAACAGTGGAACGGTAACTGAGCTCACTGCAAAGCTTAAAAACATAGCTCACTCTCGACTGCGACAGGCCGGTGACTGGATTCACAGTACGTTTCGCCTCCGAAAGAACCAACACGGATTGGagccaccgaaccgagcaaCAACGATCTATCCGTTCTATGACTGA